In Nocardioides cavernae, a single genomic region encodes these proteins:
- a CDS encoding carbohydrate kinase family protein has product MSLLVAGSIATDHLMSFPGKFADSLVVDQLDKLSVSFLVEDLEVRRGGCAANICFGLGNLGLRPVLVGAVGEDFADYRAWLERHNVDCDSVHVSETRHTARFVCTNDASMAQIASFYAGAMSESREIELKPIVDRVGAPDYVIIGPDDPQGMLRHTEECRQRGYRFLADPSQQLAFGDGDLIRPLIDGAEILFSNEYEASLITQKTGWSREDILSRVGTWVVTLGAAGVRIDREGAESIVVGAVPEIAKVEPTGVGDAFRAGFLAALTWGLGHERAAQLGCLLAVHVVEMVGTQEYEISRTAFLERCAAAYGDEAAADFEPHLRTIRS; this is encoded by the coding sequence GTGTCCCTCCTCGTAGCCGGATCGATCGCGACCGACCACCTGATGTCCTTCCCCGGCAAGTTCGCCGACAGCCTGGTGGTCGACCAGCTCGACAAGCTCTCGGTGTCCTTCCTCGTCGAGGACCTCGAGGTACGACGCGGCGGTTGCGCCGCCAACATCTGCTTCGGGCTCGGCAACCTGGGCCTGCGCCCGGTGCTGGTCGGGGCGGTCGGAGAGGACTTCGCCGACTACCGCGCGTGGCTGGAACGCCACAACGTCGACTGCGACTCGGTGCACGTCTCCGAGACCCGCCATACCGCCCGCTTCGTGTGCACCAACGACGCCTCGATGGCGCAGATCGCCAGCTTCTACGCCGGCGCGATGAGCGAGTCCCGCGAGATCGAGCTCAAGCCGATCGTCGACCGCGTGGGTGCGCCCGACTACGTGATCATCGGCCCGGACGACCCGCAGGGGATGCTGCGCCACACCGAGGAGTGCCGCCAGCGCGGCTACCGGTTCCTGGCCGACCCCTCGCAGCAGCTGGCGTTCGGGGACGGCGACCTGATCAGGCCGCTCATCGACGGTGCCGAGATCCTCTTCTCCAACGAGTACGAGGCCAGCCTCATCACCCAGAAGACCGGATGGAGCCGCGAGGACATCCTCTCGCGGGTCGGCACCTGGGTCGTCACCCTCGGCGCGGCCGGGGTGCGGATCGACCGCGAGGGCGCGGAGTCCATCGTCGTCGGGGCGGTCCCCGAGATCGCGAAGGTCGAGCCGACCGGCGTCGGTGACGCCTTCCGGGCGGGGTTCCTCGCCGCGCTCACCTGGGGCCTCGGGCACGAGCGGGCCGCCCAGCTCGGCTGCCTCCTGGCCGTGCACGTGGTCGAGATGGTCGGCACCCAGGAGTACGAGATCTCCCGCACCGCCTTCCTCGAGCGCTGCGCGGCGGCCTACGGCGACGAGGCGGCGGCCGACTTCGAGCCGCACCTGCGCACCATCCGCTCCTGA
- a CDS encoding glycerate kinase family protein — MRVLIAPDKFAGTLTAVQAAEAVAAGWRRHAPDDELDLAPMADGGPGFVDVLHAALGGSLDAVTVSGPHGDPVPAVVLRVGTTAYVESAQAAGLHLSSGPVETASSAGVGELVLAAVAGGATTVVVGLGGTGTNDGGAGVLAALGAQADGVLDGGAAPLGAVTTVDLAAARSRLDGVTLVAASDVDNPLTGLFGATKTFGPQKGVAEDRIAEVDGWLEAFAAATDRRTSLEKGAGAAGGIGYALLVLGASREPGIGLVASAVSLAERARASDLVVTGEGAFDFSSRAGKVPYGVAAVASEALRPCIALAGQVLVGSREMRALGIESAYSLVDLVGEERAFSAPADALADLAARVARTWSR, encoded by the coding sequence ATGCGCGTGCTGATCGCCCCGGACAAGTTCGCCGGCACCCTCACCGCGGTCCAGGCCGCGGAGGCGGTCGCCGCCGGCTGGCGCCGGCACGCGCCGGACGACGAGCTCGACCTCGCTCCCATGGCCGACGGCGGCCCCGGTTTCGTCGACGTCCTGCACGCCGCCCTCGGCGGGTCGCTCGACGCCGTGACGGTCAGCGGACCGCACGGCGACCCGGTGCCCGCGGTGGTGCTGCGGGTGGGCACGACGGCGTACGTCGAGAGCGCGCAGGCGGCCGGCCTGCACCTGTCCTCGGGTCCCGTCGAGACCGCCTCGAGCGCGGGCGTGGGTGAGCTGGTGCTGGCCGCGGTGGCCGGTGGCGCCACGACGGTCGTGGTCGGCCTGGGCGGGACCGGCACCAACGACGGCGGCGCGGGTGTCCTGGCCGCCCTCGGGGCGCAGGCCGACGGCGTGCTGGACGGCGGGGCCGCCCCGCTGGGGGCCGTGACGACGGTGGACCTGGCCGCGGCACGCTCACGGCTCGACGGAGTCACGCTCGTCGCGGCCAGCGACGTGGACAACCCCCTGACCGGCCTCTTCGGGGCCACCAAGACCTTCGGCCCGCAGAAGGGCGTCGCCGAGGACCGGATCGCCGAGGTGGACGGGTGGCTCGAGGCCTTCGCCGCCGCCACTGACCGGCGTACGTCGCTGGAGAAGGGCGCCGGCGCCGCAGGCGGCATCGGCTACGCCCTCCTCGTCCTCGGCGCTTCCCGGGAGCCGGGCATCGGCCTGGTCGCCTCCGCCGTGTCGCTGGCCGAGCGCGCCCGCGCGTCCGACCTGGTCGTGACCGGCGAGGGCGCCTTCGACTTCTCCAGCCGGGCCGGCAAGGTGCCCTACGGCGTGGCCGCAGTCGCCTCGGAGGCCCTGCGCCCCTGCATCGCCCTCGCCGGCCAGGTGCTCGTCGGCTCGCGCGAGATGCGCGCCCTCGGCATCGAGTCGGCGTACTCCCTCGTCGACCTCGTGGGGGAGGAGCGCGCCTTCAGCGCCCCCGCCGACGCCCTCGCCGACCTCGCCGCCCGGGTCGCGCGCACCTGGTCGCGCTGA
- a CDS encoding L,D-transpeptidase, translating to MRTRALRSTRPAHRRTAAAAALLMLSAGLAACSSSPTSDDGSPGGPGDTPGASQAAQVDPVRLTTSFTDPTSVPIDAPVTVSADGGDLSDVRVTSAAGPVEGRVQGGTWTSTSLLEPGTDYRISASATRSDGEAVERTRAFHTIDLTLDQQTYPSIAPLDGETVGVGMPVVVTFDIPVTDRALFEKHMNVTSTPAQKGSWYWLSDSEAHFRPARYWKAGTDVSVDLDLNSLPAGNGIYGQEDRQLSFHVGDAHVYRVNAQTHQMQVFSNGDLLRTLPITTGKPGFTTRSGVKVIMEKFETRRMNSETVGINRNSPEAYDIDDVRWAMRVTYSGEFIHAAPWSAGSQGYANVSHGCTGMSTADAGWLYAMTRRGDVVEYTGTDRQMTLENGYGDWNLAPAAWKQGSALS from the coding sequence ATGCGCACTCGCGCGCTCAGGTCCACGCGTCCCGCGCACCGTCGTACGGCGGCCGCGGCGGCGCTGTTGATGCTCTCCGCCGGCCTCGCCGCGTGCAGCAGCAGCCCGACGTCCGATGACGGCTCCCCGGGCGGTCCCGGCGACACCCCGGGCGCTTCACAGGCCGCCCAGGTCGACCCCGTCCGGCTGACCACCAGCTTCACCGACCCCACGTCGGTGCCGATCGACGCGCCGGTCACCGTGTCGGCCGACGGTGGCGACCTGTCCGACGTACGCGTCACGTCCGCCGCCGGGCCGGTCGAGGGCCGCGTCCAGGGCGGCACCTGGACCTCCACCTCCCTGCTCGAGCCGGGCACCGACTACCGGATCTCCGCCTCGGCGACCCGCTCCGACGGCGAGGCGGTCGAGCGCACCCGTGCCTTCCACACCATCGACCTGACCCTCGACCAGCAGACCTACCCCTCGATCGCCCCGCTCGATGGCGAGACCGTCGGCGTCGGCATGCCCGTCGTGGTCACGTTCGACATCCCGGTCACCGACCGGGCGCTGTTCGAGAAGCACATGAACGTCACCAGCACTCCCGCGCAGAAGGGCTCGTGGTACTGGCTGAGCGACAGCGAGGCGCACTTCCGCCCGGCGCGCTACTGGAAGGCCGGCACCGACGTGTCGGTCGACCTCGACCTCAACAGCCTGCCCGCCGGCAACGGCATCTACGGCCAGGAGGACCGTCAGCTGTCCTTCCACGTCGGCGACGCGCACGTCTACAGGGTCAACGCCCAGACCCACCAGATGCAGGTCTTCAGCAACGGCGACCTGCTGCGCACGCTGCCGATCACCACCGGCAAGCCGGGCTTCACCACCCGTTCCGGGGTGAAGGTGATCATGGAGAAGTTCGAGACCCGCCGGATGAACTCCGAGACGGTCGGCATCAACCGCAACAGCCCCGAGGCCTACGACATCGACGACGTGCGCTGGGCGATGCGGGTCACCTACTCGGGCGAGTTCATCCACGCCGCACCGTGGTCGGCGGGCTCCCAGGGCTATGCCAACGTGTCCCACGGCTGCACGGGCATGTCGACCGCCGACGCCGGCTGGCTCTACGCCATGACCCGGCGCGGCGACGTCGTGGAGTACACCGGCACCGATCGTCAGATGACCCTCGAGAACGGTTACGGCGACTGGAACCTCGCTCCGGCCGCCTGGAAGCAGGGCTCCGCACTCAGCTGA
- the ctaD gene encoding aa3-type cytochrome oxidase subunit I has protein sequence MSAATTATPHAAAPPPERKKPLGEQAVRILTTTDHKLIGKMYLITSFGWFLVAGLMAMLIRSELAYPGQQIVNDQLYNQLFTMHGTIMLLLFATPLFFGFANVIMPLQIGAPDVAFPRLNMFSYWLFLFGGLIAASGFLTPSGAADFGWFAYTPLSDAVRSPGVGGDLWIMGLWMAGLGSILGGVNFITTIICMRAPGMTMFRMPIFVWNTLITSMLVIMVFPILAGALLSLEADRILGAHVFDPSHGGPILWQHLFWFFGHPEVYIIALPFFGIVSEVLPVFSRKPIFGYVGLVAATLGIAMLSVAVWAHHMFVTGAVDLPFFSGMTFLIAVPTGVKFFNWIGTMWGGSLSFDTPMLWSIGFLVTFLFGGLTGVILASPPLDFHVSDSYFVVAHFHYVVFGTVVFAMFAGFYFWWPKMTGRMLDERLGKLHFWILFVGFHTTFLVQHWLGVEGMPRRYADYLPQDGFTTLNQISTVGSFLLAASTLPFLLNVYLSAKAPKVVVDDPWGWGRSLEWATSCPPPRHNFHTLPRIRSESPAFDLHHPEIALLELADNDAERDGQVADAPEVHGREEMLRDRADLPVDGTDEERDR, from the coding sequence GTGAGCGCTGCAACCACAGCCACCCCGCACGCCGCGGCACCTCCGCCGGAGCGCAAGAAGCCGCTCGGTGAGCAGGCGGTGCGCATCCTGACCACGACCGATCACAAGCTGATCGGCAAGATGTACCTGATCACCTCGTTCGGGTGGTTCCTCGTCGCCGGCCTGATGGCCATGCTGATCCGTTCCGAGCTCGCCTACCCGGGCCAGCAGATCGTCAACGACCAGCTCTACAACCAGTTGTTCACGATGCACGGCACGATCATGCTGCTGCTGTTCGCGACGCCGCTGTTCTTCGGCTTCGCCAACGTGATCATGCCGCTGCAGATCGGTGCGCCCGATGTGGCGTTCCCGCGCCTCAACATGTTCAGCTACTGGCTGTTCCTGTTCGGTGGCCTCATCGCCGCGTCCGGCTTCCTCACGCCCTCGGGCGCGGCCGACTTCGGCTGGTTCGCCTACACGCCGCTCTCCGACGCCGTACGCAGTCCGGGCGTGGGTGGCGACCTGTGGATCATGGGCCTCTGGATGGCCGGTCTCGGCTCGATCCTCGGTGGCGTCAACTTCATCACCACCATCATCTGCATGCGCGCGCCCGGCATGACGATGTTCCGGATGCCGATCTTCGTGTGGAACACGCTGATCACCAGCATGCTCGTGATCATGGTGTTCCCGATCCTCGCGGGGGCGCTGCTCTCGTTGGAGGCCGACCGGATCCTCGGCGCCCACGTGTTCGACCCGTCGCACGGCGGCCCGATCCTGTGGCAGCACCTGTTCTGGTTCTTCGGCCACCCGGAGGTCTACATCATCGCGTTGCCGTTCTTCGGCATCGTGTCGGAGGTCCTGCCGGTCTTCAGCCGCAAGCCGATCTTCGGCTACGTCGGCCTGGTGGCCGCGACCCTCGGCATCGCGATGCTGTCGGTGGCCGTCTGGGCGCACCACATGTTCGTCACCGGTGCGGTCGACCTGCCGTTCTTCTCCGGCATGACCTTCTTGATCGCGGTCCCCACAGGAGTGAAGTTCTTCAACTGGATCGGCACGATGTGGGGGGGATCTCTGTCCTTCGACACCCCGATGCTGTGGTCGATCGGCTTCCTCGTGACCTTCCTCTTCGGTGGCCTCACCGGTGTCATCCTGGCCAGCCCGCCGCTGGACTTCCACGTGTCCGACTCCTACTTCGTGGTGGCGCACTTCCACTACGTGGTCTTCGGCACCGTCGTCTTCGCGATGTTCGCCGGGTTCTACTTCTGGTGGCCCAAGATGACCGGCCGGATGCTCGACGAGCGCCTGGGCAAGCTCCACTTCTGGATCCTGTTCGTCGGCTTCCACACCACCTTCCTCGTCCAGCACTGGCTGGGCGTCGAGGGCATGCCTCGTCGCTACGCCGACTACCTGCCGCAGGACGGCTTCACCACGCTCAACCAGATCTCCACGGTGGGCTCGTTCCTGCTGGCCGCGTCGACGCTGCCGTTCCTGCTCAACGTCTACCTCTCGGCCAAGGCGCCGAAGGTGGTCGTTGACGACCCGTGGGGCTGGGGCCGCTCGCTCGAGTGGGCGACCAGCTGCCCGCCCCCGCGCCACAACTTCCACACGCTGCCGCGCATCCGCTCCGAGTCGCCCGCCTTCGACCTGCACCACCCGGAGATCGCGCTGCTCGAGCTGGCCGACAACGACGCCGAGCGCGACGGCCAGGTGGCCGACGCACCCGAGGTGCACGGCCGCGAGGAGATGCTGCGCGACCGTGCCGACCTTCCGGTCGACGGCACCGACGAGGAGAGGGACCGATGA
- a CDS encoding SRPBCC domain-containing protein produces the protein MSLEPITADIAVPVTPTEAFVGFTAQMGEWWDPMLSPDPPTFNGIAIDPNGPVASVHGDEQYVWGRVLKWDPIGHYTQEFWLGHAKEQPTRLDVTFTDAEGGGTLVHLEHSGWVDGSEDVRATYTHWDDLLRRYAAHVS, from the coding sequence ATGAGTCTCGAACCCATCACGGCCGACATCGCGGTCCCGGTGACCCCCACCGAGGCCTTCGTCGGCTTCACCGCTCAGATGGGTGAGTGGTGGGACCCGATGCTCAGCCCCGACCCGCCCACCTTCAACGGCATCGCCATCGACCCCAACGGCCCCGTCGCCTCCGTGCACGGCGACGAGCAGTACGTCTGGGGCCGGGTCCTCAAGTGGGACCCGATCGGTCACTACACCCAGGAGTTCTGGCTCGGTCACGCCAAGGAGCAGCCGACCCGGCTCGACGTGACGTTCACGGACGCGGAGGGCGGGGGCACCCTGGTGCACCTCGAGCACAGCGGCTGGGTCGACGGCAGCGAGGACGTCCGGGCCACGTACACCCACTGGGACGACCTGCTCCGGCGCTACGCCGCGCACGTGTCGTGA
- a CDS encoding sulfurtransferase TusA family protein codes for MTSPHDQGLDVALELDCREMPCPMPVIELARHLGDVEVGELLAVVARDPAAAVDVPAWCRMKSQDYVGADTADDGAPRYVIRRLT; via the coding sequence GTGACGTCGCCTCATGACCAGGGCCTCGACGTCGCCCTCGAGCTCGACTGCCGCGAGATGCCGTGCCCGATGCCGGTCATCGAGCTCGCCCGCCACCTCGGCGACGTCGAGGTCGGCGAGCTGCTGGCGGTGGTCGCCCGCGACCCGGCGGCTGCGGTCGACGTACCGGCGTGGTGCCGGATGAAGTCGCAGGACTACGTCGGCGCGGACACAGCGGACGACGGCGCGCCGCGCTACGTCATACGACGCCTTACCTGA
- the ctaC gene encoding aa3-type cytochrome oxidase subunit II, whose amino-acid sequence MGLQVPNLSGAPLKRTLRVALLGVTMLVLAGCSEADTHQIRNLAMPDRATAEGPYTYELWKWAWVAAMVTGVIVWGLILYAVVKFRRRSPDEVPRQTRYNLPLEVFYTIAPVLMCVVFFFHTVRVQDEVLYLDANPDMTVEVLGQQWSWTFNHGVGEQNPSATAEDGDFAYESYVYASGTGADIPTLVLPVDQTIQFNLHSPDVIHDFGVPSFLVKMDVIPGRVNRLQVTPTVEGTYAGKCYELCGVSHSRMLFNVEVVSQEEYDAYLLELADAGNTAEQPVLGGDYVREQAGLDDDSEGHSE is encoded by the coding sequence GTGGGTCTGCAAGTCCCCAACCTTTCAGGCGCGCCCCTGAAGCGCACCCTGAGGGTCGCGCTGCTGGGCGTGACGATGTTGGTGCTGGCCGGATGTTCCGAGGCCGACACGCACCAGATCCGCAACCTGGCGATGCCCGACCGGGCCACCGCCGAGGGTCCCTACACCTACGAGCTCTGGAAGTGGGCCTGGGTCGCCGCCATGGTGACCGGCGTCATCGTCTGGGGCCTCATCCTCTACGCCGTGGTGAAGTTCCGTCGCCGCAGCCCCGACGAGGTGCCGCGGCAGACGCGCTACAACCTGCCGCTCGAGGTCTTCTACACGATCGCCCCGGTCCTGATGTGCGTCGTGTTCTTCTTCCACACCGTGCGGGTCCAGGACGAGGTGCTCTACCTCGACGCCAACCCCGACATGACCGTGGAGGTGCTCGGCCAGCAGTGGTCGTGGACCTTCAACCACGGTGTCGGCGAGCAGAACCCCTCCGCGACGGCTGAGGACGGCGACTTCGCCTACGAGTCCTACGTCTACGCGTCCGGCACCGGCGCCGACATCCCGACGCTCGTGCTGCCGGTCGACCAGACCATCCAGTTCAACCTCCACTCTCCCGACGTCATCCACGACTTCGGCGTCCCGTCGTTCCTCGTGAAGATGGACGTCATCCCCGGCCGGGTCAACAGGCTCCAGGTCACCCCGACCGTCGAGGGCACCTACGCCGGCAAGTGCTACGAGCTCTGCGGTGTCTCCCACTCGCGGATGCTCTTCAACGTCGAGGTCGTCAGCCAGGAGGAGTACGACGCGTACCTCCTCGAGCTGGCCGACGCCGGCAACACCGCTGAGCAGCCCGTGCTCGGTGGCGACTACGTCCGGGAACAGGCGGGTCTCGACGACGACTCGGAAGGACACAGCGAGTGA
- the erpA gene encoding iron-sulfur cluster insertion protein ErpA: MTEQVETTERRTDQINLSAVAASKINSLLEQEGRDDLALRISVQPGGCSGLRYQLFFDERTLDGDVTTDFDGVTVVVDRMSVPYLNGAEIDFVDTIEKQGFTIDNPNATGSCACGDSFH; encoded by the coding sequence ATGACCGAGCAGGTCGAGACCACTGAGCGCCGCACCGACCAGATCAACCTTTCTGCCGTCGCCGCCAGCAAGATCAACAGCCTCCTCGAGCAGGAGGGTCGCGACGACCTGGCCCTGCGGATCTCCGTGCAGCCGGGTGGCTGCTCGGGCCTCCGCTACCAGCTCTTCTTCGACGAGCGCACCCTCGACGGCGACGTGACCACCGACTTCGACGGCGTGACCGTCGTCGTGGACCGGATGAGCGTCCCCTACCTCAACGGTGCCGAGATCGACTTCGTCGACACCATCGAGAAGCAGGGCTTCACGATCGACAACCCCAACGCCACCGGCTCCTGCGCCTGCGGCGACTCGTTCCACTGA
- a CDS encoding cysteine desulfurase family protein, whose amino-acid sequence MTAPPARSADLDSASSAPLHPAAREVLLAALDRGYADPRRLHRTGRDARLLLDNAREATADALGVRPDEVTFTPSGTHAVHLGLLGLLRGSRRGSAVVRSAVEHSAVRHAVAWGADGDREVRVDRSGLVDRDGIVEDARSPGVGVVALQTANHEVGTLQPAGGLELPDDVALFTDACASMGRLPLPGGWAAAAGSAHKWGGPAGVGVLLVRKRARWRNPFPGDDRADERSTGFENVPAVLAAAAALQAVVAERDEVNARQHELVDVVRRRVAAEVPDVEVVGDPDRRLPHLVTFSCLYVDGEALVTELDRRGFGIASGSACTASTLTPSHVLEAMGVLTHGNVRLSLQRDTTRADVDAFCDTLPGVVAEIRSRVGL is encoded by the coding sequence GTGACTGCCCCTCCGGCCCGGTCCGCCGACCTCGACAGCGCGTCCTCGGCGCCGCTGCACCCGGCGGCGCGCGAGGTGCTCCTGGCCGCTCTCGACCGGGGGTACGCCGACCCGCGCCGGCTGCACCGCACCGGCCGCGACGCACGGCTGCTGCTCGACAACGCGCGTGAGGCCACGGCCGACGCGCTCGGCGTGCGGCCCGACGAGGTCACCTTCACCCCCAGCGGCACGCACGCCGTCCACCTGGGGCTGCTCGGACTGCTGCGGGGCTCGCGGCGCGGGAGCGCGGTCGTGCGATCTGCCGTCGAGCACTCGGCCGTGCGCCATGCGGTGGCCTGGGGAGCCGACGGCGACCGGGAGGTGCGCGTCGACCGGTCGGGGCTCGTCGACCGGGACGGCATCGTCGAGGACGCCCGCTCCCCCGGCGTCGGCGTCGTCGCCCTCCAGACCGCCAACCACGAGGTGGGCACCCTCCAACCGGCCGGCGGGCTCGAGCTGCCCGACGACGTCGCGCTCTTCACCGACGCGTGCGCGTCGATGGGTCGGCTGCCCCTGCCCGGCGGCTGGGCGGCTGCCGCGGGGTCTGCCCACAAGTGGGGTGGACCGGCGGGCGTCGGTGTGCTGCTGGTCCGCAAGCGGGCGCGGTGGCGCAACCCCTTCCCCGGCGACGACCGCGCCGACGAGAGGTCGACGGGCTTCGAGAACGTCCCTGCGGTCCTCGCGGCGGCGGCCGCGCTGCAGGCGGTGGTGGCCGAGCGCGACGAGGTCAACGCGCGCCAGCACGAGCTCGTGGACGTCGTACGCCGGCGGGTGGCCGCGGAGGTGCCCGACGTGGAGGTCGTCGGCGACCCCGACCGTCGCCTGCCCCACCTGGTGACCTTCTCCTGCCTCTACGTCGACGGCGAGGCCCTGGTGACCGAGCTCGACCGGCGCGGCTTCGGCATCGCGAGCGGCTCGGCCTGCACCGCGTCGACCCTGACCCCGAGCCACGTGCTGGAGGCGATGGGCGTGCTGACGCACGGCAACGTCCGGCTCTCGCTGCAGCGCGACACCACCCGCGCCGACGTCGACGCCTTCTGCGACACGCTGCCCGGGGTCGTCGCCGAGATCCGCTCGCGGGTGGGCCTGTGA
- a CDS encoding cytochrome c oxidase subunit 4, translated as MKAEAWIFGITTVFVAVVAPGYWFLSGDWTGTSALVMTALLTAMITLYLGFHASRMDPRPEDRKEGEIADGAGELGFFPPYSWWPLWCALALGFMVYGVAMSAWWLVIIGFTAGAVTTCGFVFEYYRGEHAH; from the coding sequence ATGAAGGCCGAGGCATGGATCTTCGGGATCACCACCGTCTTCGTGGCGGTGGTGGCTCCCGGCTACTGGTTCCTCTCCGGGGACTGGACCGGCACGTCCGCGCTGGTGATGACCGCTCTCCTCACCGCGATGATCACCCTCTACCTCGGGTTCCACGCCTCGCGCATGGACCCGCGGCCGGAGGACCGCAAGGAGGGCGAGATCGCCGACGGGGCAGGCGAGCTGGGCTTCTTCCCGCCCTACTCCTGGTGGCCGCTGTGGTGCGCCCTCGCCCTCGGCTTCATGGTCTACGGCGTCGCGATGTCGGCCTGGTGGCTGGTCATCATCGGCTTCACCGCCGGAGCCGTCACCACGTGTGGCTTCGTCTTCGAGTACTACCGGGGCGAGCACGCCCACTGA
- a CDS encoding GNAT family N-acetyltransferase, with amino-acid sequence MTAPVVRPMRAEDLEAFAEITATSYHEVDTRTHQRAWPDPVRRPAARNGHWIRRTGQALVTDPGGCWVAEVDGEVVGGAVSRVRELMWILASFAVRPEHQGRGIGTELMAAAMHHGRGCLRGMFAASADPGAVRRYRLAGFDLHPQMMLTGVVDRSAIPVVDRVREGTAGDVDLMDSVDRRTRGAAHLGDHELLLAQFRLVVTDHSTGSGYAYVDVDGSPVLVAATNRRTASGLVWEALASSSPGAQVAVHHITAANAWALDVGLAARMAIYTNGYLCLRGMKPPAPYLHHGSLL; translated from the coding sequence GTGACCGCGCCGGTCGTCCGGCCGATGCGGGCGGAGGACCTCGAGGCGTTCGCAGAGATCACCGCGACCTCCTACCACGAGGTCGACACCCGCACCCACCAGCGCGCCTGGCCCGACCCCGTACGACGTCCCGCCGCCCGCAACGGTCACTGGATCCGACGGACCGGGCAGGCGCTGGTCACCGACCCGGGGGGCTGCTGGGTGGCGGAGGTCGACGGTGAGGTGGTCGGCGGTGCGGTCTCGCGGGTCCGCGAGCTGATGTGGATCCTCGCGTCGTTCGCCGTCCGGCCCGAGCACCAGGGTCGCGGCATCGGCACCGAGCTGATGGCGGCGGCCATGCACCACGGCCGGGGGTGCCTGCGCGGCATGTTCGCCGCCAGCGCCGACCCCGGCGCCGTACGCCGCTACCGGCTCGCCGGCTTCGACCTGCACCCGCAGATGATGCTCACCGGGGTGGTCGACCGGAGCGCGATCCCGGTGGTGGACCGGGTCCGCGAGGGCACGGCCGGCGACGTCGACCTGATGGACTCCGTCGACCGCCGCACGCGCGGCGCGGCCCACCTCGGCGACCACGAGCTGCTGCTCGCCCAGTTCAGGCTGGTGGTGACCGACCACTCGACCGGGTCGGGCTACGCCTACGTCGACGTCGACGGCTCACCGGTGCTGGTGGCGGCCACCAACCGGCGTACGGCGTCAGGGCTGGTGTGGGAGGCGCTGGCGTCTTCGTCACCGGGCGCGCAGGTGGCGGTCCACCACATCACGGCGGCCAACGCGTGGGCGCTCGACGTCGGGCTGGCCGCGCGGATGGCGATCTACACCAACGGCTACCTGTGCCTGCGGGGGATGAAGCCGCCGGCGCCCTACCTGCACCACGGCTCGCTGCTCTAG